Proteins from a single region of Candidatus Krumholzibacteriia bacterium:
- a CDS encoding efflux RND transporter periplasmic adaptor subunit has protein sequence MSGKQIGIALLVLTAVLVLAVPALRHGITGLVSGQQEATSDDVYWTCPMHPEIRLPQKGDCPICGMSLVEKRGGGDDEQSGVVNVTPQQIQLTGVTAAPVERRALAREISAYGTIAYDETHLAVVSAWVGGRIDKLFVDFTGVTVEKGHPLVSLYSPDLLAAAEEHALAVRSLDLARQTGNAEAIRPAQDLVAASRQRLLRWGLNEQQVDEIARGGDVGDHITIYAPQGGTVIERMAYEGMYVNQGDVLFRVADLSTVWLSAEVYEDDLPYLYEERAGDYYACPMHLQVTSKQMGSCSICGMELVRTNDDVQVDINARAFPGEVFHGKVAFTDPVLNPETRTVRVRVNIDNRDYKLKPNMYARASIKLPLGEMLAVPENAVLQSGSRTLVLVEEGEGRFRPQPVSLGRMWLDDATPQPATGRELVFQSGASRYHEVLSGVTEGDRVVTSGNFLIGSESQLQGALAKMLGDDVRVPAPPKPVETGTPDTSTPDAGAPVPSLAIPAVKRLLDAYDAIAVSLAADKTDGVAAAAAVIAENAPDGAVRTAAYAMTEPGDLANARKQFVALSNAVIAYAAANSAVLERALGDAAPRKAYCPMYPGAWLQRGDDIVNPYYGSKMLHCGTFKAWDEATGN, from the coding sequence ATGTCAGGCAAACAAATTGGAATTGCGCTGCTCGTTCTCACCGCCGTGCTGGTGCTGGCGGTGCCAGCCCTGCGCCACGGCATTACCGGCCTCGTTTCCGGCCAGCAGGAAGCCACCTCCGACGATGTGTACTGGACCTGTCCCATGCATCCGGAGATCCGGCTGCCCCAGAAGGGCGACTGCCCCATCTGCGGCATGTCACTGGTGGAGAAGCGCGGTGGCGGTGACGACGAACAGAGCGGTGTGGTGAATGTGACGCCGCAGCAGATTCAGCTCACCGGTGTCACCGCGGCACCCGTCGAACGGCGGGCGCTTGCGCGTGAGATCAGTGCCTACGGCACCATTGCCTACGACGAGACGCACCTGGCGGTGGTGTCGGCGTGGGTGGGCGGGCGCATCGACAAGCTGTTCGTGGACTTCACCGGCGTCACGGTGGAAAAGGGGCACCCGCTGGTGTCGCTGTACAGCCCGGACCTGCTGGCCGCGGCGGAGGAGCACGCGCTCGCCGTACGCAGCCTCGACCTGGCGCGCCAGACCGGCAACGCGGAGGCCATCCGTCCCGCGCAGGATCTGGTGGCCGCGTCACGCCAGCGGCTGTTGCGCTGGGGATTGAACGAACAGCAGGTGGATGAAATTGCCAGGGGCGGCGACGTGGGCGATCACATCACCATCTACGCCCCGCAGGGCGGCACCGTGATCGAGCGCATGGCCTACGAAGGGATGTACGTGAACCAGGGGGACGTGCTGTTCCGCGTGGCGGATCTCTCCACGGTGTGGCTGAGCGCGGAGGTGTACGAGGACGACCTGCCATACCTGTACGAAGAACGCGCGGGCGACTACTACGCGTGCCCCATGCATCTGCAGGTCACGTCGAAGCAAATGGGCTCGTGCAGCATATGCGGCATGGAACTGGTGCGCACCAACGATGACGTGCAGGTGGACATCAACGCGCGCGCCTTCCCCGGCGAGGTGTTCCACGGCAAGGTGGCGTTCACCGATCCGGTCCTGAACCCGGAGACACGCACCGTGCGCGTGCGCGTCAACATCGACAACCGTGACTACAAGCTCAAGCCCAACATGTACGCGCGCGCGTCCATCAAACTGCCGCTGGGCGAGATGCTCGCGGTGCCGGAGAACGCGGTGCTTCAGTCCGGCTCACGCACGCTGGTGCTGGTGGAAGAGGGCGAGGGGCGTTTCCGCCCGCAGCCGGTGTCGCTGGGCCGCATGTGGCTGGACGACGCCACGCCGCAACCGGCCACGGGCCGGGAACTCGTGTTCCAGAGCGGCGCGTCGCGCTACCACGAGGTGCTCTCCGGTGTGACCGAGGGGGACCGCGTGGTCACCTCGGGCAACTTCCTCATCGGCTCCGAAAGCCAGTTGCAGGGTGCGCTGGCCAAGATGCTCGGTGACGACGTGCGCGTGCCCGCACCGCCGAAGCCGGTGGAAACCGGCACACCGGACACCAGCACACCGGACGCCGGCGCGCCGGTTCCATCTCTGGCGATTCCCGCCGTCAAGCGCCTGCTCGATGCCTACGACGCCATCGCGGTGAGCCTGGCGGCGGACAAGACCGACGGCGTTGCTGCCGCGGCCGCAGTCATCGCGGAGAACGCACCCGATGGCGCGGTACGCACCGCGGCGTACGCCATGACGGAACCCGGCGACCTGGCGAACGCGCGCAAACAGTTCGTCGCGCTGAGCAACGCGGTCATTGCCTATGCCGCGGCCAACAGCGCCGTGCTCGAAAGGGCACTTGGCGATGCCGCCCCGCGCAAGGCGTACTGTCCCATGTATCCAGGCGCCTGGCTGCAGCGCGGCGACGACATCGTGAACCCGTACTACGGCTCGAAGATGCTCCACTGCGGAACCTTCAAGGCGTGGGATGAAGCCACCGGCAACTGA